One genomic region from Cyanobium usitatum str. Tous encodes:
- a CDS encoding anthranilate synthase component I family protein — protein MSKSEDQAFRDQVAAGHNFIPLWKRWPADLETPLTAWLKAGAASSHGVLLESVEGGERIGRWSFVVSDPLWTLTSRGDQSVRQWRTGSEERLQGNPFELLRHCLEPLSSPPIPGLPPVGQLFGFWGYELIRWIEPSVPVHPAAEGAPPDGCWMLADSLLVFDQVKRQITAVAYADLSGGQDPQAAYAAAAARIQALEKRMHGPLPGAGSPLNWHDATAADIAANLRTTSNVGQEAFETAVSRGEGHIEAGDVFQLVLSQRLETRIDRDPFELYRSLRMVNPSPYMAFFNFGGWYLIGSSPEVMVKAEPTAAGGIKASLRPIAGTRPRGADEAEDLALEAELLADPKERAEHVMLVDLGRNDLGRVCQPGTVKVSELMVIERYSHVMHIVSQVEGLLAEGQTVWDLLMASFPAGTVSGAPKIRAMQLIHALEPDARGPYSGVYGGVDLAGALNTAITIRTMVVLPHAEGGWRVQVQAGAGVVADSKPELEYQETLNKARGMLKALACLLPAQP, from the coding sequence ATGTCCAAATCCGAGGATCAGGCCTTCCGCGACCAAGTGGCAGCCGGCCACAACTTCATCCCCCTCTGGAAGCGCTGGCCTGCTGATCTGGAAACCCCGCTCACCGCCTGGCTGAAGGCCGGAGCGGCCAGCAGTCATGGCGTGCTGCTGGAGTCTGTGGAGGGTGGTGAGCGCATCGGCCGCTGGAGCTTTGTGGTGTCTGATCCGCTCTGGACCCTCACCAGCCGCGGCGACCAAAGTGTGCGCCAATGGCGAACCGGCTCCGAGGAGCGGCTGCAGGGCAACCCCTTCGAGCTGCTGCGCCATTGCCTAGAGCCCCTATCCAGCCCGCCGATCCCCGGTCTGCCACCGGTGGGCCAGCTGTTTGGTTTCTGGGGCTACGAGCTGATCCGCTGGATCGAACCCAGCGTGCCGGTGCATCCGGCCGCCGAGGGTGCTCCTCCTGATGGCTGCTGGATGCTGGCCGACAGCCTGCTGGTGTTCGACCAGGTGAAGCGCCAGATCACCGCGGTGGCCTACGCCGATTTGAGTGGCGGCCAGGATCCGCAGGCTGCCTACGCCGCGGCCGCAGCCCGCATCCAGGCCCTGGAGAAGCGCATGCACGGCCCCCTGCCCGGAGCCGGCTCCCCCCTGAACTGGCACGACGCCACTGCCGCTGACATCGCTGCCAATTTGCGGACCACCAGCAACGTCGGACAGGAGGCCTTCGAGACCGCCGTGAGCCGCGGAGAAGGGCACATCGAAGCTGGCGACGTGTTCCAGCTGGTGCTCAGCCAGCGGCTGGAAACCCGCATCGATCGCGATCCCTTCGAGCTTTACCGCAGCCTGCGGATGGTGAATCCTTCGCCCTACATGGCGTTTTTCAACTTCGGCGGCTGGTATCTGATCGGCTCCAGTCCGGAGGTGATGGTGAAGGCAGAGCCCACGGCCGCAGGGGGAATTAAGGCTTCCTTGCGGCCAATCGCAGGCACGCGCCCCCGGGGCGCCGATGAGGCTGAAGACCTGGCTCTGGAGGCGGAGCTGCTGGCTGATCCCAAGGAGCGGGCCGAGCACGTGATGCTGGTGGATCTGGGCCGCAACGACCTGGGCCGCGTCTGCCAGCCGGGCACCGTCAAGGTGAGCGAGCTGATGGTGATCGAGCGCTACTCCCACGTGATGCACATCGTGAGCCAGGTGGAGGGTCTGCTGGCCGAGGGCCAAACGGTGTGGGACCTGCTGATGGCCTCCTTCCCCGCCGGTACGGTCAGTGGCGCTCCCAAGATTCGGGCTATGCAGCTGATCCACGCCCTGGAGCCCGACGCCCGAGGCCCATACTCCGGGGTGTACGGCGGGGTCGACCTGGCCGGCGCACTCAACACCGCCATCACCATCCGCACGATGGTGGTGCTGCCCCACGCCGAAGGGGGCTGGCGCGTGCAGGTTCAAGCCGGCGCTGGAGTAGTAGCCGACTCCAAGCCCGAGCTCGAATACCAGGAAACCTTGAACAAAGCCCGCGGCATGCTCAAAGCCCTGGCCTGTCTGCTGCCGGCCCAGCCATGA
- the gshA gene encoding glutamate--cysteine ligase has protein sequence MSAPLLLKGFEVELYTGRADGTVVGCSAEAAAALDGFVTEPDCRNLEYITPPDADYSRQLQLLLEPRQRLRRWLANRNLTLLPGSTLSLGDSQRFERSDPANPYHGYIEATYGTKVVTASVHINLGLTADHGLEPMTSLFAGLRLMRCEASLLLALSASSPFLDGLVTAAHSQRWLQFPLTPAEVPLFLDHQHYISWMGEQLALGTMQNVRHLWTSVRPNGDNRPHDLNRLEIRICDLVTDPLVLLAITAFAELRLQQLLREPERYDPLHASSLSPSQLATLADANDRAAARSSLDATVMHWRNGAPILVRDWLAQELADLAPLAEELGLSRVLAPLQGVLDQGNQAMGWLAGHQAGLSIPTLLNQTVEAMASQEAELLEAIATDGVPGPLG, from the coding sequence ATGAGCGCCCCTCTGTTGCTTAAGGGTTTTGAGGTGGAGCTCTACACCGGCCGTGCCGATGGCACGGTGGTGGGCTGCAGCGCCGAGGCTGCGGCCGCCCTCGATGGGTTCGTAACCGAGCCTGATTGCCGCAACCTCGAATACATCACTCCCCCAGATGCCGACTACTCCCGGCAACTGCAACTGCTGCTCGAGCCCCGCCAGCGGCTGCGCCGCTGGCTCGCTAACCGCAATCTCACCCTGCTGCCCGGCAGCACCCTGAGCCTGGGGGACAGCCAGCGTTTTGAGCGCTCAGATCCGGCCAATCCGTATCACGGCTACATCGAGGCCACCTACGGCACCAAGGTGGTTACAGCCAGCGTGCACATCAATCTGGGGCTCACCGCAGACCACGGCCTCGAGCCAATGACCAGCCTGTTTGCAGGCCTGCGCCTGATGCGCTGCGAAGCGTCCCTGCTCCTGGCCCTCAGCGCCAGCTCGCCCTTTCTCGATGGGCTTGTAACCGCTGCCCATTCCCAACGCTGGCTGCAGTTTCCCCTGACGCCAGCGGAGGTGCCCCTATTCCTGGATCACCAGCACTACATCAGCTGGATGGGCGAGCAACTGGCCTTGGGCACCATGCAAAACGTGCGCCATCTCTGGACATCGGTGCGGCCCAATGGCGACAACCGGCCCCACGACCTCAACCGACTAGAGATTCGCATCTGCGATCTGGTCACCGATCCACTCGTGCTCTTGGCGATTACGGCCTTCGCCGAGTTGCGCCTGCAACAGTTGCTGCGAGAACCGGAGCGCTACGACCCCCTCCACGCCAGCAGCCTGAGCCCATCCCAGCTAGCCACCCTCGCCGATGCCAACGACCGGGCCGCAGCCCGCTCCAGCCTGGATGCCACCGTGATGCACTGGCGCAATGGGGCCCCGATCCTGGTCCGAGACTGGCTGGCTCAGGAGCTGGCCGATCTGGCTCCACTTGCCGAAGAGCTGGGGCTGAGCCGGGTGCTGGCCCCCCTGCAGGGCGTCCTTGACCAGGGCAACCAGGCCATGGGCTGGCTAGCCGGTCACCAGGCTGGCCTGTCGATCCCAACCCTGCTCAACCAGACCGTCGAGGCGATGGCTAGCCAGGAGGCGGAGCTACTTGAGGCAATCGCCACAGACGGGGTGCCTGGCCCTTTGGGATGA
- the ppc gene encoding phosphoenolpyruvate carboxylase: MPTPATAIEAIPASQRVTRLLGERLELVEDLWETVLRSECPPEQAERLLRLKQLSDPNEADVAEAIVQLIREMDLAEAIAAARAFSLYFQLVNILEQHIEEDSYLNSLKNQENGPSDPFLPALANQTDPATFRQLFARLRSLNVPPAQLEKLLRTLDLRLVFTAHPTEIVRHTVRHKQRRVATLIQKLEQGSGLNGLERQGLRLQLEEEIRLWWRTDELHQFKPTVLDEVDYALHYFQQVLFDAMPQLRDRIRAALKLSYPDVEPPRDSFCTFGSWVGSDRDGNPSVTPDITWRTACYQRQLMLERYLKAVTELSDQLSISMQWSQVSPALLESLEMDRLRFPEIYEERAARYRLEPYRLKLCYTMERLRLTHQRNQQLADAGWESPCDGSAPPPPMGGSLAPAPTQELHYSTVDEFRYDLELIQDSLERTGLSCESLQHLISQAQIFAFCLASLDIRQESTRHSDALDELSRYLQLAVPYGEMDEAQRVEWLLSEIQTRRPLLPPTAKWSAATAETFAVFRMLQRLQQEFGSRICRTYVISMSHTVSDLLEVLLLAKEAGLVDPIAQRAGLLVVPLFETVEDLQGAPAVMGTLFRHPFYLALLGSDGGQPLQEVMLGYSDSNKDSGFLSSNWEIHKAQIALQRLAIEHGIALRIFHGRGGSVGRGGGPAYQAILAQPSGTLSGRIKITEQGEVLASKYSLPELALYNLETVTTAVLQNSLVSSPVDETPSWNELIGRLAARSRDHYRALVHDNPDLVAFFQQVTPIEEISKLQISSRPARRKSGAKDLSSLRAIPWVFGWTQSRFLLPSWFGVGAALQEELDQDPGQLELLRLLYQRWPFFRMLISKVEMTLSKVDLDLAHHYVQALGRSENREAFEAIFQSIAAEFGLTRDLVLAITGHSRLLDGDPALQLSVDLRNRTIIPLGFLQVALLRRLRDQNRQPPMSETSASSSDDGRTYSRSELLRGALLTINGIAAGMRNTG, translated from the coding sequence ATGCCCACTCCCGCTACAGCCATCGAGGCCATACCGGCTTCCCAGCGGGTCACCCGGCTGCTGGGCGAGCGTCTCGAATTGGTCGAGGATCTCTGGGAGACGGTGCTGCGCAGCGAGTGCCCCCCCGAGCAGGCCGAGCGGCTGCTGCGCCTTAAGCAGCTGAGTGACCCAAACGAGGCTGATGTCGCTGAGGCGATCGTGCAGCTAATCCGCGAGATGGATCTAGCCGAGGCAATCGCCGCGGCCCGGGCCTTCTCGCTTTATTTCCAGCTGGTCAACATCCTTGAGCAACACATCGAGGAGGACAGCTACCTCAACAGCCTCAAAAACCAGGAAAACGGCCCCAGCGATCCCTTCCTGCCGGCCCTGGCCAACCAGACCGACCCTGCCACCTTTCGCCAGCTGTTCGCCCGCCTGCGCAGCCTGAATGTGCCCCCAGCCCAGCTGGAGAAGTTGCTGCGCACCCTCGATCTGCGGCTGGTGTTCACCGCCCACCCCACCGAAATTGTGCGCCACACGGTGCGGCACAAGCAGCGGCGTGTGGCCACCTTGATCCAGAAACTGGAGCAGGGCAGCGGCCTCAATGGCCTTGAGCGCCAAGGCCTGCGACTCCAGCTGGAGGAGGAGATCCGGCTGTGGTGGCGCACCGACGAGCTGCACCAGTTCAAGCCGACGGTGCTCGACGAGGTCGACTACGCCCTGCACTACTTCCAGCAGGTGCTCTTCGACGCCATGCCCCAGCTGCGCGATCGCATTCGCGCCGCCCTGAAGCTGAGCTATCCAGACGTGGAGCCGCCACGGGATTCGTTCTGCACCTTCGGCTCCTGGGTGGGCTCAGACCGGGACGGCAACCCTTCGGTGACACCGGACATCACCTGGCGCACCGCCTGCTACCAACGCCAGCTGATGCTGGAGCGCTATCTGAAGGCGGTGACGGAGCTCAGTGACCAGCTCAGCATCTCGATGCAGTGGAGCCAGGTAAGCCCGGCCCTACTGGAATCGCTGGAAATGGACCGGCTGCGCTTCCCCGAGATCTACGAGGAGCGGGCTGCCCGCTACCGCCTCGAGCCCTACCGGCTCAAGCTCTGTTACACCATGGAGCGGCTGCGGCTCACCCACCAACGCAACCAGCAACTAGCCGATGCCGGCTGGGAGTCTCCCTGCGATGGCAGCGCTCCACCACCGCCGATGGGGGGCAGCCTGGCCCCCGCTCCCACCCAGGAGTTGCACTACAGCACGGTTGATGAATTCCGCTACGACCTGGAGCTGATCCAAGACAGCCTCGAGCGCACTGGCCTTAGCTGCGAATCGCTGCAGCACCTGATCAGCCAGGCCCAGATCTTCGCCTTCTGCCTGGCCAGCCTGGACATCCGCCAGGAGAGCACCCGCCACAGCGATGCCCTCGACGAACTCAGCCGCTACCTACAGCTAGCCGTGCCCTACGGCGAGATGGATGAGGCCCAGCGGGTCGAGTGGCTGCTCAGCGAAATCCAAACCCGCCGGCCCCTGCTGCCGCCCACGGCCAAATGGAGCGCCGCCACAGCCGAAACCTTTGCCGTGTTCCGGATGCTGCAGCGGCTGCAGCAGGAATTCGGATCGCGCATCTGCCGCACCTACGTGATCTCCATGAGTCACACGGTCTCCGATTTGCTGGAGGTGCTGCTGCTGGCCAAGGAGGCCGGGCTGGTAGACCCAATTGCCCAGCGCGCCGGCCTGCTGGTGGTGCCGCTGTTTGAAACGGTGGAGGACCTCCAGGGGGCGCCAGCGGTGATGGGCACCCTGTTCCGCCATCCCTTCTACCTAGCCCTGCTGGGCAGTGATGGTGGCCAGCCGCTCCAGGAAGTGATGCTGGGCTACTCCGACAGCAACAAAGACTCCGGCTTTCTCTCCAGCAACTGGGAAATCCACAAGGCCCAGATTGCCCTGCAGCGGCTGGCCATCGAACACGGCATCGCCCTGCGCATCTTCCACGGCCGGGGCGGCTCGGTGGGCCGCGGCGGTGGTCCCGCTTATCAGGCGATCCTGGCCCAGCCCAGCGGCACCCTCAGCGGCCGCATCAAGATCACCGAGCAGGGGGAGGTGCTGGCCTCCAAATACTCCCTGCCGGAGTTAGCGCTCTACAACCTGGAAACGGTCACCACCGCCGTGCTGCAGAACAGCCTGGTGAGCAGCCCCGTCGACGAAACCCCCAGCTGGAACGAGCTGATAGGCCGGCTGGCGGCCCGCTCCCGCGACCACTACCGGGCCCTGGTGCACGACAACCCCGACCTGGTGGCCTTCTTCCAGCAGGTGACCCCGATCGAAGAGATCAGCAAGCTGCAGATCTCCAGCCGCCCGGCCCGCCGCAAGAGTGGCGCCAAGGACCTCTCAAGCCTGCGGGCCATCCCCTGGGTGTTCGGCTGGACCCAGAGCCGCTTCCTGTTGCCCAGCTGGTTTGGGGTGGGAGCTGCCCTGCAGGAGGAGCTCGACCAGGATCCTGGCCAGCTGGAGCTACTGCGCCTGCTCTACCAGCGCTGGCCGTTCTTCCGCATGCTGATTTCCAAGGTGGAGATGACCCTCTCCAAGGTGGATCTCGACCTGGCCCACCACTACGTCCAGGCCCTGGGCCGCAGCGAAAACCGCGAGGCCTTTGAAGCAATCTTCCAGTCGATCGCTGCCGAATTTGGCCTTACCCGCGATCTGGTGCTGGCGATCACCGGCCACAGCCGATTGCTGGATGGCGATCCTGCCTTGCAGCTCTCGGTGGATCTACGCAACCGCACGATCATTCCGCTCGGCTTCCTGCAGGTGGCCCTGCTCAGACGCCTGCGCGACCAAAACCGCCAACCACCGATGAGTGAAACGAGCGCCAGCAGCAGCGACGATGGACGCACCTACAGCCGCAGTGAACTACTGCGGGGCGCCCTACTCACCATCAACGGCATCGCAGCCGGCATGCGCAACACCGGCTAA
- a CDS encoding N-acetyltransferase — protein MIPFRSQPQAPRLREGYHLLADGLLPSAEALNRLLVAAGDQPRQPERWQRVLELSVWHLGVAGPDGRLVGFVRATSDLALNANLWDLCADPADPAEAEILAVLVHAALGRLRRELAGCSISLSAPPQALAALKRYGFAVDPGGIRAMGLKLES, from the coding sequence TTGATCCCGTTCCGCAGCCAGCCCCAAGCCCCACGACTGAGGGAGGGCTATCACCTACTGGCCGATGGCCTGCTGCCCAGTGCCGAGGCGCTCAACCGGCTGCTGGTTGCAGCGGGTGATCAGCCCCGGCAGCCCGAGCGCTGGCAGCGAGTGCTGGAGCTGAGCGTCTGGCACTTGGGCGTGGCGGGCCCCGATGGCCGGCTGGTGGGTTTTGTCAGGGCTACCAGCGACCTCGCCCTCAATGCCAACCTCTGGGACCTTTGCGCCGATCCTGCCGATCCAGCTGAAGCAGAGATCCTGGCGGTGCTCGTCCATGCCGCCCTGGGCCGGCTGCGCCGGGAGCTGGCGGGGTGCAGCATCTCTCTTTCAGCCCCGCCCCAGGCCCTTGCTGCCCTGAAGCGCTACGGGTTTGCAGTGGATCCGGGGGGCATCCGCGCCATGGGGCTCAAGCTGGAGAGTTGA
- the recF gene encoding DNA replication/repair protein RecF (All proteins in this family for which functions are known are DNA-binding proteins that assist the filamentation of RecA onto DNA for the initiation of recombination or recombinational repair.) — MELLRFRNISRLELSLEAPRLLVVGANGEGKSNLLEAVELLGCLRSHRTSSDRDLIQHGEASSQVRALTSGGDQLQLELRRSAGRQAQRNGKQLERQLDLLGSLRCVGFSALDLELVRGEPAGRRQWLDRVVLQLEPLYGDLLSRYGRLLRQRSQLLRRGLGGASLLALLDTFDLQMAVIGTRLHRRRFRAIRRLEPLAAAWQERLSGGREQLQLNYQSGTVLAGEEAEEPWRQSLLEQLQLQRQEELRLGQCTVGPHRDELELALAGQPARRYGSAGQQRTLVLALKLAELELVGSVLGEPPLLLLDDVLAELDPERQQLLLEAVGEGHQCLVSATHLGAFSGGWQAESQVVRMRAGQLDPKMPTDLVG; from the coding sequence CTGGAGCTGCTGCGTTTCCGCAATATCAGCCGGCTGGAGCTGAGCCTGGAGGCTCCCCGGCTGCTGGTGGTCGGGGCCAATGGCGAGGGCAAATCCAACCTGCTGGAAGCGGTGGAATTACTTGGCTGCCTGCGCTCCCACCGCACCAGTAGCGATCGTGATTTGATCCAGCACGGCGAGGCCAGCAGCCAGGTGCGCGCCCTCACCAGCGGCGGCGACCAGCTGCAGCTGGAGCTGCGCCGAAGTGCCGGCAGGCAGGCCCAGCGCAACGGCAAGCAGCTGGAGCGCCAGCTCGACCTGCTGGGTTCGCTGCGCTGCGTGGGCTTCAGCGCCCTCGACCTCGAGCTGGTGCGGGGCGAACCGGCCGGCCGGCGTCAATGGCTCGACCGGGTGGTGCTGCAGCTCGAGCCTCTCTACGGCGACCTGCTGAGTCGCTACGGCCGACTGCTACGCCAGCGCAGCCAGTTGCTGCGGCGCGGCCTGGGGGGGGCCAGCCTGCTGGCCCTACTCGACACCTTTGATCTGCAAATGGCCGTGATCGGCACCCGCTTGCACCGGCGCCGCTTCCGGGCGATCCGGCGCCTCGAGCCCCTGGCCGCAGCCTGGCAGGAGCGGCTCAGCGGCGGCCGGGAACAGCTGCAACTGAATTACCAAAGCGGCACCGTCTTGGCGGGAGAGGAGGCTGAGGAGCCTTGGCGTCAATCCCTGCTTGAGCAGCTACAGCTGCAACGCCAGGAGGAACTGCGGCTGGGCCAATGCACGGTGGGGCCCCACCGGGACGAACTAGAGCTGGCCCTAGCCGGCCAACCGGCCCGCCGCTATGGCTCGGCTGGCCAGCAGCGCACATTGGTACTGGCTCTCAAGCTGGCTGAGCTCGAGCTTGTGGGCTCCGTCCTGGGGGAGCCACCCCTGCTGCTCCTCGACGACGTGCTCGCCGAGCTAGATCCGGAGCGGCAACAATTGCTGCTCGAAGCGGTGGGCGAAGGTCACCAGTGCCTGGTGAGTGCCACCCACCTGGGAGCCTTCAGTGGGGGCTGGCAGGCCGAAAGCCAGGTGGTGCGGATGCGCGCCGGCCAGCTCGATCCGAAGATGCCAACTGACTTGGTCGGCTAG
- the speD gene encoding adenosylmethionine decarboxylase, with the protein MTQTLPCLHPNPGWTEAPAATTAASPLPHQISETVGKHCILELYGCDSAKLDDEVFLRDTITAAAKRAGATLLNLITHRFEPQGVTGLALLAESHISIHTWPESGYAAVDVFTCGDHTMPEKACAVLAAELSANDHKLTSFRRETPPSIAESPRDPLQEQGFTAAVTL; encoded by the coding sequence ATGACCCAGACCCTGCCCTGCCTCCACCCGAACCCGGGATGGACCGAGGCCCCTGCTGCTACCACCGCAGCCTCTCCCCTGCCTCACCAGATTTCCGAAACGGTCGGGAAACACTGCATCCTTGAGCTTTATGGCTGCGATAGCGCCAAGCTCGACGACGAAGTCTTCCTGAGGGACACCATCACCGCAGCAGCGAAGCGTGCCGGTGCCACCCTCCTCAACCTGATCACCCACCGATTCGAACCCCAAGGGGTTACGGGATTGGCCCTGCTGGCCGAATCCCATATCTCGATTCACACCTGGCCGGAATCGGGCTACGCGGCGGTTGATGTGTTCACCTGCGGTGATCACACGATGCCGGAAAAAGCCTGTGCGGTGCTCGCCGCCGAGCTTTCAGCCAACGACCACAAGCTCACCAGCTTCCGCCGCGAGACGCCGCCGTCGATTGCTGAGAGCCCGCGTGATCCGTTGCAGGAGCAGGGGTTCACCGCCGCGGTGACCCTCTGA
- the larE gene encoding ATP-dependent sacrificial sulfur transferase LarE: MLFSLLEPLPPPLELALASLRQQLACLDRLVLAYSGGVDSALVAALAVEQRGEAALAITGVSPALAPHLRAEAAEQARWLRIAHREIATAELADPAYASNPEQRCYACKRELHRLLAPIAAAAAGATVLDGVNAEDLGDHRPGIRAAKEFGVRSPLAEVGLDKAGVRQLSRALGLPWWDKPAQPCLASRFPYGEPITAERLQRVAAAEAWLLARGWPQVRVRSQGQTARIELPAAQLDRALGLWAKPETRQALVAAFLEMGFSAVGLDLEGLVSGKLNRELGSAKR, translated from the coding sequence ATGTTGTTTTCCCTGTTGGAGCCGTTGCCGCCGCCGCTGGAGCTGGCGCTGGCTTCGTTGCGTCAGCAGTTGGCGTGCCTAGATCGGTTGGTGTTGGCCTATTCCGGTGGGGTAGATAGCGCCCTGGTGGCTGCCCTCGCCGTAGAGCAACGCGGCGAGGCAGCTTTGGCGATTACGGGTGTGTCGCCGGCGCTAGCCCCCCACCTGCGGGCGGAGGCGGCGGAGCAGGCTCGCTGGCTGCGGATCGCCCACCGGGAGATCGCTACGGCGGAGCTGGCAGATCCGGCCTACGCCAGTAACCCTGAGCAGCGCTGCTACGCCTGCAAGCGGGAGCTGCACCGGCTGCTGGCGCCGATCGCGGCCGCGGCGGCAGGGGCGACCGTGCTCGATGGCGTCAATGCCGAGGATCTGGGTGATCATCGGCCCGGCATTCGGGCCGCAAAGGAATTCGGTGTGCGCTCGCCCCTGGCGGAGGTGGGCCTCGACAAGGCCGGCGTACGCCAGCTTTCTCGGGCCCTGGGGTTGCCCTGGTGGGACAAGCCGGCCCAGCCCTGTCTGGCCTCGCGCTTTCCCTACGGCGAACCGATCACGGCAGAGCGGCTGCAGCGCGTGGCTGCAGCGGAAGCCTGGTTGTTGGCACGGGGCTGGCCCCAGGTGCGCGTGCGCTCCCAGGGGCAGACAGCTCGGATTGAACTGCCTGCCGCCCAATTGGATCGCGCCCTGGGTTTGTGGGCCAAGCCCGAAACCAGGCAGGCGCTGGTGGCCGCCTTCCTGGAGATGGGTTTTAGCGCCGTGGGGCTGGATCTGGAGGGGCTGGTGAGCGGCAAGCTCAACCGGGAACTGGGCTCAGCCAAGCGGTGA
- a CDS encoding cob(I)yrinic acid a,c-diamide adenosyltransferase, producing MSSTQTPQRGTGRGIGIRTAAGSDERAHGQLHVYDGDGKGKSQAALGVVLRTIGLGICEQKRTRVLLLRFLKGPGRAYDEDAAIEALQQGFPHLIDQVRTGRGDFFSAEEATRFDRQEAQRGWDIAKGAIASDLYSVVVLDELNPVLDLGLLDVEDVARTLAAKPDGMEVICTGRGAPRQLVQLADLHSEMRAHQGPGGLEGVEIYTGEGKGKSTSALGKGLQAIGRGISQDKSHRVLILQWLKGGAGYTEDAAIAALRESYPHLVDHLRSGRDAIVWRGQQQPIDYVEAERAWEIARAAISSGLYKTVILDEINPTVDLELLPVEPIVQTLLRKPAETEVILTGRCKNRPAYFDLASVHSEMVCHKHYAERGVDLKRGVDY from the coding sequence ATGAGCAGCACCCAGACGCCGCAAAGGGGAACGGGCCGGGGCATCGGCATCCGTACGGCGGCCGGCAGCGATGAGCGCGCCCACGGCCAGCTGCACGTCTATGACGGCGATGGCAAGGGCAAAAGCCAGGCGGCCCTAGGGGTGGTTCTGCGCACCATCGGCCTGGGTATCTGCGAGCAAAAACGCACCCGGGTGCTGCTGCTGCGCTTTCTCAAGGGGCCCGGCCGGGCCTACGACGAAGACGCCGCCATAGAAGCCCTGCAACAGGGCTTCCCCCACCTGATCGACCAGGTGCGCACCGGCAGGGGAGACTTTTTCAGCGCCGAGGAAGCCACCCGTTTCGACCGACAGGAGGCCCAACGGGGCTGGGACATCGCCAAAGGGGCCATCGCCAGCGACCTTTACTCGGTGGTGGTGCTCGACGAGCTCAACCCGGTGCTGGATCTGGGCCTGCTTGATGTCGAAGATGTGGCCCGCACCCTGGCGGCCAAACCCGACGGCATGGAGGTGATCTGCACAGGTCGCGGTGCGCCCCGCCAGCTGGTGCAACTGGCCGACCTGCACTCGGAAATGCGCGCCCACCAGGGCCCCGGCGGCCTGGAAGGCGTCGAGATTTACACCGGTGAAGGCAAGGGGAAATCCACCAGCGCCCTGGGTAAGGGGCTGCAGGCGATCGGCCGTGGCATCAGCCAGGACAAAAGCCACCGGGTGCTGATCCTGCAGTGGCTCAAAGGTGGCGCTGGCTATACCGAAGATGCCGCCATCGCCGCTCTGCGCGAGAGCTATCCCCACTTAGTTGATCACCTGCGCTCCGGGCGCGATGCAATCGTGTGGCGCGGCCAGCAGCAACCGATCGACTACGTGGAAGCTGAGCGGGCCTGGGAGATCGCCCGGGCCGCCATCTCTAGCGGCCTCTACAAAACGGTCATCCTCGATGAAATCAACCCGACAGTTGATCTGGAGCTACTGCCGGTGGAGCCGATCGTGCAAACCCTGCTGCGCAAGCCCGCTGAAACGGAAGTAATCCTCACCGGCCGCTGTAAAAACCGCCCTGCCTATTTCGACCTGGCTTCGGTGCACTCCGAGATGGTGTGCCACAAGCATTACGCCGAGCGCGGCGTCGATCTCAAGCGGGGCGTGGATTATTGA